In Virgibacillus proomii, a single window of DNA contains:
- the rsmI gene encoding 16S rRNA (cytidine(1402)-2'-O)-methyltransferase: MKLQKSFEQKEAAVYVVPTPIGNLEDITYRALSILTSVSVIAAEDTRNTKNLLRHFDIATPLISYHEHNKLAREDQLIMRVKNGESIALVSDAGMPVISDPGQELVRAAVAKDISVVVLPGANAALCALVGSGLSAKEFYFYGFLPRKKKEKEAELDRLASIQATLLFYESPYRLKDTLKALQEVLGNRKATLARELTKRFEEYLRGTLEEVLTYVSNHEIKGECCIVVEGALQASQQNSLWWSRLSIEEHIDYYRRTNGMSSKEAIKLVAKERQLPKREVYQKYHMNE, encoded by the coding sequence ATGAAATTACAGAAAAGTTTTGAGCAAAAAGAAGCTGCGGTTTACGTTGTTCCTACGCCGATTGGTAATTTAGAGGATATTACCTACCGAGCATTATCTATTTTGACATCGGTGTCTGTGATTGCTGCTGAGGATACGAGAAACACGAAAAATTTATTGCGGCATTTTGATATAGCTACACCGCTAATTAGTTATCATGAACATAATAAATTAGCCCGAGAAGATCAATTAATAATGAGAGTGAAAAATGGAGAATCGATTGCACTGGTAAGTGATGCCGGAATGCCGGTTATTTCCGATCCAGGTCAGGAATTGGTTCGGGCAGCTGTTGCCAAGGATATTTCTGTCGTAGTTTTACCAGGGGCAAATGCTGCTTTATGTGCATTAGTAGGTTCCGGTCTTTCAGCTAAAGAGTTTTATTTTTATGGTTTTTTACCACGTAAGAAAAAGGAAAAAGAAGCTGAATTAGATCGATTAGCTTCGATACAGGCGACATTATTATTTTATGAATCGCCATACCGTTTAAAAGACACCTTAAAAGCCTTGCAAGAAGTGTTAGGGAATCGCAAAGCGACGCTTGCAAGAGAATTAACAAAGCGATTTGAAGAATATCTTCGTGGTACATTGGAAGAAGTGCTCACATATGTAAGCAATCATGAGATTAAAGGGGAATGCTGTATCGTAGTGGAGGGCGCATTACAAGCTTCTCAGCAAAATAGTTTATGGTGGAGTCGTTTGAGCATTGAAGAACATATTGACTATTATCGCAGAACGAACGGTATGTCTAGCAAGGAAGCTATTAAGCTTGTAGCAAAAGAAAGGCAACTGCCAAAACGCGAAGTATATCAGAAATACCATATGAATGAATAA
- a CDS encoding TatD family hydrolase translates to MLFDSHVHLNARDFFEDRDETIKRALAAGVKYMVVVGFDRETIPLAIEIAEQHKTIYAAVGWHPVDAIDMTDRELEWIEELSAHPKVVAIGEMGLDYHWDKSPKDVQIEVFRKQIRLAKKLNMPIIIHNREATEDIIEVLKEEDAASVGGIMHCYNDSADYVQTCLDMNFYISLGGPVTFKNATLPKEVAVQVPLDRLLIETDAPFLAPHPYRGKRNEPAYVKLVAKKIAELRGMTLEEISEATTRNAISLFRLNI, encoded by the coding sequence TTGTTATTTGATTCCCATGTGCATTTAAATGCTAGAGATTTTTTTGAAGACCGTGATGAAACGATTAAACGAGCGCTTGCAGCAGGAGTAAAATATATGGTTGTCGTCGGTTTTGATCGCGAGACGATTCCTTTGGCGATAGAAATCGCTGAACAACATAAGACCATTTATGCTGCAGTCGGTTGGCATCCGGTTGATGCGATCGATATGACAGATCGTGAATTAGAGTGGATAGAGGAGCTCTCCGCCCATCCTAAAGTGGTGGCTATTGGAGAAATGGGACTAGATTATCATTGGGATAAGTCACCGAAAGATGTACAAATAGAAGTTTTTCGTAAACAGATACGTTTAGCTAAAAAGCTGAACATGCCGATCATTATTCACAATCGGGAGGCAACAGAAGATATTATTGAGGTTCTTAAAGAAGAGGATGCAGCATCCGTAGGGGGGATTATGCATTGCTATAATGATTCTGCTGATTATGTACAGACCTGTTTAGATATGAACTTTTATATTTCTCTAGGTGGACCCGTTACATTTAAAAATGCTACACTACCAAAAGAGGTTGCTGTTCAAGTACCTCTGGACAGATTATTAATTGAAACTGATGCACCGTTTTTAGCTCCACATCCATATCGGGGAAAAAGAAATGAACCAGCATATGTAAAATTAGTAGCAAAGAAAATAGCAGAACTTAGGGGCATGACTTTGGAAGAAATTAGTGAAGCCACGACAAGAAATGCCATTTCTCTCTTTCGTTTGAATATATGA
- the metG gene encoding methionine--tRNA ligase, whose translation MYKEVGVMVHDKKTFYITTPIYYPSGKLHIGHAYSTVAGDAVARYKRMRGFDVMYLTGTDEHGQKIQKKATESGVTPQEYVDNIVAGIQKLWKKLKITNDDFIRTTEERHKKIVAKIFDQLVKQGDIYLDEYEGWYCTSCESFFTERQLEDGHCPDCGGPVEKVKEESYFFKMSKYVDRLIQYYDENPNFIQPESRKNEMLNNFIKPGLEDLAVSRTTFDWGIKVPGDPKHVIYVWIDALTNYITALGYGTDNNSKFQKYWPADVHLMSKEIVRFHTIYWPIMLMALDLPLPKKVFAHGWILMKDGKMSKSKGNVIDPVKLIDRYGLDALRYYLLREVPFGSDGVFTPEGFVERTNYDLANDLGNLLNRTVAMINKYFAGEMPAYQASETDIDTALEAFGKETVKKVEQAMEAMQFSVALASIWQLISRTNKYIDETEPWVLAKDETNQNRLGNVMAHLAEFLRKIAVMLQPFLTDAPAEIFRQLNITDEELKQWDSLYKEGQIKAGVKVQKGKPIFPRLDVEKEVQAIKAMMQNTQEPKKQVKKSAEAKEEIVFDDFMKLDMRVAEVLKAEPIKNADKLLKLQLDLGNEKRQVVSGIAKHYQPAELVGKKVICVTNLKPVKLRGEKSEGMILSGEDKAGKLVLATVESSLPNGSVVK comes from the coding sequence ATGTACAAGGAGGTAGGGGTTATGGTACACGATAAGAAAACATTTTATATAACGACACCGATTTATTACCCTAGTGGAAAATTGCATATTGGTCATGCATATTCAACAGTAGCAGGAGATGCTGTTGCACGATATAAGCGGATGCGCGGGTTTGATGTCATGTATTTGACAGGGACGGACGAACATGGACAAAAGATTCAAAAGAAGGCTACAGAAAGCGGGGTTACCCCACAAGAATATGTAGATAATATTGTAGCCGGTATTCAAAAATTATGGAAAAAATTAAAAATAACAAATGATGATTTTATACGTACAACGGAAGAACGTCATAAAAAAATCGTTGCCAAAATCTTTGATCAACTTGTTAAACAAGGTGACATTTACTTAGACGAGTATGAGGGCTGGTATTGCACGTCTTGTGAATCATTTTTTACGGAGCGACAATTAGAAGATGGACATTGTCCAGATTGTGGAGGTCCAGTAGAGAAGGTAAAAGAAGAATCTTATTTCTTTAAGATGAGTAAATATGTCGATCGGCTTATTCAATACTACGACGAAAATCCAAATTTCATTCAGCCCGAAAGCCGCAAAAATGAAATGTTAAATAATTTTATTAAACCTGGATTAGAGGACTTAGCAGTTTCTAGAACAACCTTTGATTGGGGGATTAAAGTACCCGGAGATCCAAAGCATGTTATTTACGTATGGATTGATGCATTGACCAACTACATAACTGCTTTAGGGTATGGTACTGACAATAATTCTAAATTTCAGAAATATTGGCCAGCTGATGTTCATTTAATGAGTAAGGAAATTGTTAGATTTCATACCATTTATTGGCCGATTATGCTAATGGCTTTAGATCTGCCTCTACCGAAGAAGGTATTTGCCCATGGCTGGATTTTAATGAAAGATGGAAAAATGTCTAAATCAAAAGGCAATGTCATCGATCCGGTTAAGTTGATCGATCGTTATGGCTTAGATGCACTTCGTTATTATTTACTGCGCGAAGTGCCATTTGGCTCTGATGGAGTTTTTACACCGGAGGGATTTGTTGAACGAACTAATTATGATTTAGCGAATGATTTAGGCAATTTGCTTAATCGTACTGTTGCGATGATTAACAAATATTTTGCTGGTGAAATGCCAGCTTACCAAGCTTCTGAGACAGATATTGATACAGCTCTAGAAGCATTTGGTAAAGAAACAGTGAAAAAAGTAGAGCAAGCAATGGAAGCAATGCAATTCTCTGTGGCGCTGGCTTCTATTTGGCAATTAATTAGCCGGACAAATAAGTACATTGATGAAACAGAGCCTTGGGTATTAGCAAAAGACGAGACCAATCAGAACCGTCTAGGGAATGTCATGGCTCATCTTGCTGAATTTTTACGTAAGATTGCTGTTATGCTGCAGCCATTTCTTACAGATGCGCCTGCGGAAATTTTCCGTCAGTTAAATATTACGGACGAAGAACTGAAACAATGGGACAGCCTATATAAAGAAGGGCAAATTAAAGCAGGAGTCAAGGTACAAAAAGGCAAGCCGATCTTTCCACGGCTAGATGTAGAAAAAGAAGTACAGGCAATTAAAGCGATGATGCAAAATACTCAAGAACCGAAAAAACAGGTAAAAAAATCAGCAGAGGCAAAAGAAGAAATAGTGTTTGATGATTTTATGAAATTAGATATGCGTGTTGCTGAAGTATTAAAAGCAGAGCCTATAAAAAATGCAGACAAGCTATTAAAACTCCAACTGGATTTAGGTAATGAAAAACGTCAAGTTGTCTCAGGTATTGCTAAACACTATCAGCCTGCTGAATTAGTAGGAAAGAAAGTTATTTGTGTAACAAACTTAAAGCCGGTTAAATTACGTGGAGAAAAATCAGAAGGCATGATTCTTTCTGGTGAAGATAAAGCAGGCAAGCTTGTATTAGCTACTGTAGAATCATCTCTTCCAAATGGATCGGTTGTAAAATAA
- a CDS encoding G5 and 3D domain-containing protein produces MRMFSKLMPASTLKLVISCVGVLALVLLSGFTLFEATKAEVVFIEDGKEKTVKTHKNTIGELLADLDINVGEHDHLSHNIDDSIKNGMEINYIKAKQVFVTIDGEQKEYYTTAATIDEFLKENKLSFQEQDDVSYTKGDAIEDGLHITVNQAFQITINDGGKEKRIWTTGGTVADLLEKAKVEYAKDSADKVKPALDEKVMENMTVTVVRVEKEKDSVMEKLAFSTEKKEDSSLAQGETRVLSEGKDGKVKKVYEIIKENGKEVSRELINEEIIEESKNRVVAIGAKEPKQEQNLVTLSNKKPTSDNNDASSSETNTDTGKTFTMTASAYTSTCNGCSGLTATGINLKANPNMKVIAVDPSVIPLGSKVRVEGYGEAIASDTGGHIVGNRIDVHVPSKQAAYSWGVKTVTVKILN; encoded by the coding sequence ATGCGAATGTTTTCAAAGCTAATGCCGGCGTCGACATTAAAGTTAGTAATTTCGTGTGTCGGTGTTTTAGCGCTTGTTTTACTTTCTGGATTCACTTTATTTGAGGCGACCAAAGCAGAAGTCGTATTCATAGAAGACGGAAAAGAGAAAACAGTAAAAACGCATAAAAACACCATAGGGGAATTACTAGCTGATTTAGATATTAACGTCGGAGAGCATGATCACTTATCCCACAACATAGATGATTCCATTAAAAACGGAATGGAAATCAATTACATCAAAGCAAAGCAAGTGTTCGTGACTATTGACGGAGAACAAAAAGAATATTATACAACGGCAGCTACGATAGATGAATTTTTAAAAGAGAATAAACTTTCTTTTCAAGAACAAGACGATGTATCTTATACCAAAGGCGACGCCATTGAAGATGGATTGCATATAACAGTAAATCAGGCATTCCAGATTACAATTAATGATGGTGGGAAAGAAAAACGTATTTGGACCACAGGCGGTACGGTGGCAGACTTGCTGGAAAAAGCAAAGGTAGAATATGCAAAAGACAGCGCTGACAAAGTAAAGCCTGCATTAGATGAAAAGGTTATGGAAAATATGACCGTTACAGTTGTCCGTGTGGAAAAAGAAAAAGATAGTGTCATGGAAAAACTGGCATTTTCAACCGAAAAAAAAGAGGACAGCAGTTTAGCACAAGGTGAAACAAGAGTCTTGTCGGAAGGAAAAGACGGTAAGGTTAAAAAGGTTTATGAAATTATTAAAGAAAATGGCAAAGAAGTAAGTAGAGAACTTATCAATGAGGAAATTATTGAAGAAAGTAAAAATCGAGTTGTTGCAATTGGTGCAAAGGAGCCAAAGCAGGAACAAAACCTAGTAACGTTATCGAATAAGAAGCCAACTTCTGATAATAACGATGCTTCCTCGAGTGAAACTAATACTGATACGGGAAAAACGTTTACTATGACAGCAAGCGCATATACCTCTACCTGTAATGGTTGTTCAGGTCTAACAGCGACAGGGATTAATCTAAAAGCAAACCCAAATATGAAGGTTATCGCTGTTGATCCAAGTGTTATTCCATTAGGCTCAAAAGTTCGGGTTGAGGGTTATGGCGAGGCTATTGCTTCGGATACAGGAGGACACATTGTTGGAAACCGGATTGATGTACATGTGCCTTCTAAACAGGCTGCATATAGTTGGGGAGTTAAAACCGTAACTGTAAAAATTTTAAATTAA
- a CDS encoding AbrB/MazE/SpoVT family DNA-binding domain-containing protein, producing MKSTGIVRKVDELGRVVIPMELRRTLEIQEKDAMEIYVENDKIILKKYKPNMTCHLTGEVSDDNLSLANGKLVLSPEGAKQLVKEIESRLNN from the coding sequence TTGAAGTCCACCGGAATTGTCCGTAAAGTTGATGAACTTGGCCGTGTAGTAATCCCAATGGAACTTCGACGTACACTGGAGATCCAAGAAAAGGATGCTATGGAGATTTACGTTGAAAATGACAAAATTATTCTCAAAAAGTATAAGCCTAACATGACTTGTCACCTTACAGGAGAAGTATCTGATGATAACTTGTCCTTGGCAAACGGTAAACTAGTTCTCAGCCCAGAAGGTGCAAAACAATTAGTTAAAGAAATAGAATCGAGATTAAACAATTAA
- the rnmV gene encoding ribonuclease M5 has product MKVKEVIVVEGKDDTAKVLQAVDADTIETNGSAINPSILKQIQHAKQKRGIIIFTDPDYPGERIRHIIDQAVPGCKHAFLTRDQAKAKHSKNKSLGIEHASIQAIQRALASVYELQETFTSNITKADLIDYGLIGGMEAAQKRKRLGEILHIGHTNGKQLIKRLTMFKISKDELEQALMQIMQEDE; this is encoded by the coding sequence GTGAAAGTAAAAGAAGTGATTGTCGTAGAAGGAAAAGATGATACAGCAAAGGTTCTGCAAGCAGTAGACGCTGATACAATTGAGACAAATGGTTCTGCGATCAATCCATCCATTCTAAAGCAAATTCAACATGCAAAGCAAAAGCGGGGAATTATTATTTTTACCGATCCAGATTATCCTGGAGAACGTATTCGTCATATTATAGATCAAGCTGTTCCTGGTTGTAAGCATGCGTTTTTGACACGTGATCAAGCAAAAGCAAAGCACTCGAAAAATAAAAGCTTAGGAATTGAACATGCCTCCATTCAAGCGATCCAGCGAGCATTAGCGTCTGTATATGAACTGCAAGAAACGTTTACAAGTAATATAACAAAGGCGGATCTAATCGATTATGGATTAATTGGCGGCATGGAAGCTGCACAAAAACGGAAGCGACTTGGGGAAATATTACACATTGGTCATACCAATGGAAAACAGCTAATAAAACGATTAACGATGTTTAAAATTAGTAAAGATGAATTAGAACAAGCGCTGATGCAAATCATGCAGGAGGATGAATGA